A single region of the Nicotiana sylvestris chromosome 6, ASM39365v2, whole genome shotgun sequence genome encodes:
- the LOC104240852 gene encoding uncharacterized protein: protein MEARASQSLQLSSWINSDKAFNKLKSGLLHCEVRLQKALDKERSLRLLCDEKKVELVDLQCEVGRSLNYENHLKEQKKTDALERLRDEVGRTRREHDELKTLAEAQALEGKEALAKFLAFEAQLCIASDNALVQTEMIAKLESELLKVRAEIIDDRAEAAMSRTKADHEMAIYSKNAADAQAELRRVLDRGGRIEEYARCMSLRKTLEEIRDKGFALSEELARARADERDARLLLPDAEDSEDKTDRP from the exons ATGGAGGCTAGAGCTTCACAGAGCCTTCAGTTGTCATCATGGATTAATTCGGATAAG GCATTCAACAAGCTTAAGTCTGGGCTGCTTCATTGTGAAGTCAGGCTACAGAAAGCTCTGGACAAGGAGAGATCCCtgaggctcctttgtgatgaaaagaAAGTTGAGCTAGTAGATCTACAGTGTGAGGTGGGCCGGAGCCTGAATTATGAGAACCACCTGAAGGAGCAG aaaaagactgATGCCTTGGAGCGCCTTCGAGATGAAGTTGGCCGGACCAGGCGTGAGCATGATGAATTGAAAACTCTGGCCgaggctcaggctttagaggggaaggaAGCTCTTGCCAAATTTCTGGCTTTTGAAGCTCAACTTTGCATAGCTAGTGACAATGCTTTGGTTCAGACAGAAATGATTGCAaagctcgagtctgagcttttgAAAGTCAGGGCTGAGATCATTGACGATCGGGCAGAAGCTGCAATGAGTCGGACTAAAGCTGACCATGAGATGGCCATCTACTCAAAGAATGCTGCTGATGCTCAAGCTGAGTTGAGAAGGGTCCTCGACCGTGGAGGGAGGATTGAAGAGTATGCTCGTTGCATGTCTCTaagaaagaccctcgaggagatccgtgATAAGGGCTTCGCCCTCTCGGaagaattggctcgagcaagggcggatgAGCGTGACGCTCGGTTGCTTTTGCCCGATGCCGAGGACAGCGAGGATAAGACCGATAGGCCATAA
- the LOC138870522 gene encoding uncharacterized protein: MVGERVLLLVSPLKGVIRFRKKGKLSPRYIGPFDIIERAGDAVYKLALSPSLSTVHTIFHVSMLRKYYGDPSYVLDFSSVQLDKDLTRVEEPVAILDKQVQKFRSKNISSLKV, translated from the coding sequence atggttggagagagagTTTTGCTCCTGGTTTCACCTTTGAAGGGTGTGATAAGgttcaggaagaagggcaagttgagccctaggtatattggtccttttgatatCATTGAGAGAGCTGGTGATGCGGTCTACAAGCTTGCATTGTCGCCCAGCTTATCAACAGTTCACACAAttttccatgtttctatgctccgaaagtattatGGTGATCCATCCTATGTattggatttcagctcagtccaattgGATAAGGATTTGACTCgtgttgaggagccggtggctatctTGGACAAACAGGTTCAGAAGTTTAGATCAAAGAACATTTCTTCATTGAAGGTTTAA